One genomic window of Salvia miltiorrhiza cultivar Shanhuang (shh) chromosome 4, IMPLAD_Smil_shh, whole genome shotgun sequence includes the following:
- the LOC131022326 gene encoding thioredoxin-like protein Clot: MPMKALEATLSTFDGVFQQFTAEAANNKANFILFLADNEPSTNLSWCPDCVRAEPVIYKKLEAASGNVALLKAYVGDRPTWRNPQHPWRVDPRFKLTGVPTLIRWENGSVKARLEDHEAHLERKIDTLVSED, translated from the exons ATGCCGATGAAGGCGTTGGAAGCAACATTGTCGACATTTGATGGCGTGTTTCAGCAATTTACGGCTGAAGCCGCCAATAACAAGGCGAATTTTATCCTTTTCTTGGCTGACAACGAACCGTCCACCAATCTTAGTTGGTGCCCTG ATTGTGTTAGAGCTGAACCAGTGATATACAAGAAGCTAGAAGCGGCTTCAGGTAATGTGGCATTGTTGAAGGCCTACGTTGGAGATAGGCCTACATGGAGGAACCCTCAGCACCCGTGGAGGGTCGACCCTAGGTTCAAGCTTACGGGAGTTCCTACACTGATCCGATGGGAAAATGGCTCAGTAAAGGCCCGTCTCGAAGATCATGAGGCCCATCTCGAGAGAAAGATCGACACCCTTGTATCTGAGGATTAG